The Schizosaccharomyces pombe strain 972h- genome assembly, chromosome: I genome contains a region encoding:
- the lon1 gene encoding Lon protease translates to MITRLSGACLRRSGAKRNWPREHLVHRSLLASFSTTQRVLKCSVGPFRTSNVVFKSKEPKDNKPLDNKNDPKKTHNEDESHTNESLPSTDKKKKKDNDDFKQNLKSSSNKTEEKYSATQASKSKNDEFELGGEENEDEMPLNGEFNKNVPAKYSVPDVYPQLLALPIARRPLFPGFYKAIVTKNPSVSEAIKELIKKRQPYIGAFLLKDENTDTDVITNIDQVYPVGVFAQITSIFPAKSGSEPALTAVLYPHRRIRITELIPPKEDADSAASSDAAELETDKSSNLSSNGEVKSDLKQDNGKEEPEKEVESTPSILQNFKVSLVNVENVPNEPFKRQDPVIKAVTSEIMNVFKDIANVSPLFREQIANFSISQTSGNVFDEPAKLADFAAAVSAADHRELQEVLEATNIGDRLQKALYVLKKELLNAQLQHKINKEIEQKITQRHKEYLLTEQLKQIKRELGQELDSKEALVTEFKKRTESLSMPDHVKKVFNDELSKFQHLEPMAAEFNITRNYLDWITQLPWGKRSVENFDLDHAKEVLDRDHYGLKDVKDRVLELVAVGKLRGTMQGKIMCLVGPPGVGKTSVGKSIASALNREFFRFSVGGLTDVAEIKGHRRTYIGAMPGKIVQALKKVQTENPLILIDEIDKVGKSHQGDPASALLELLDSEQNSAFLDYYMDIPLDVSSVLFVCTANTIDTIPPPLLDRMEVIELSGYVSAEKVNIAKGYLIPQAKAACGLKDANVNISDDAIKGLISYYAHESGVRNLKKSIEKIFRKTSFSIVKEIDDELNSKEKSTGKSGKKTSPQSSEDAANKEASSVPLKVPDKVNIEIEEKDLTKYLGPPIYTSQRLYDTTPPGVVMGLGWTPMGGVSMYVETIVKNILSSNSTPSLERTGQLGDVMKESSEISYSFSKSFLSKHFPNNKFFEHARLHMHCPEGSISKDGPSAGITMATSLLSLALDTPVPATTAMTGELTLTGKILRIGGLREKTVAAKLSGMKEILFPKSNLADWEQLPDYVKEGLTGVPVAWYDDVFKRVFSNIDAEKCNNLWPNLIKSSSKQHQISPSH, encoded by the coding sequence ATGATTACACGTTTATCGGGCGCTTGCTTGAGGCGATCAGGTGCTAAAAGAAATTGGCCTCGTGAACATTTGGTTCATCGGTCTTTGCTTGCTAGTTTTTCCACTACACAGAGGGTTTTAAAATGCTCAGTCGGACCTTTTCGTACTTCAAAtgttgttttcaaaagtaaagaacCAAAAGATAACAAACCACTGGATAACAAAAACGATCCCAAAAAGACACATAATGAAGATGAGTCACATACCAACGAATCTTTGCCATCTACggataaaaagaaaaaaaaggataatgACGAttttaagcaaaatttgaaatcttcttcaaataagACTGAGGAAAAGTATTCTGCTACACAAGCTTCTAAGTCTAAAAATGACGAATTTGAATTAGGTGGTGAAGAAAATGAGGATGAAATGCCTTTAAATGGggaatttaataaaaatgttcCGGCCAAATATTCGGTTCCTGATGTGTATCCTCAATTACTTGCGTTACCCATTGCGCGACGACCTCTTTTCCCTGGTTTTTATAAAGCCATAGTTACCAAAAATCCCTCTGTTTCAGAGGCCATTAAAGAACTGATTAAAAAGAGACAACCTTATATCGGCGCGTTTTTGTTGAAGGATGAAAACACTGATACCGATGTTATAACGAACATTGATCAGGTTTACCCGGTCGGTGTTTTCGCTCAAATCACCAGTATTTTTCCAGCAAAAAGTGGTAGTGAACCTGCATTGACTGCTGTTTTATACCCTCACCGTAGGATACgaataactgaactgaTACCTCCAAAAGAGGATGCTGATAGCGCTGCTTCTTCAGACGCAGCAGAACTTGAAACCGATAAAAGCTCTAATCTTTCTTCCAATGGAGAAGTTAAGTCTGATCTCAAACAAGACAATGGGAAAGAGGAACCTGAAAAGGAAGTTGAAAGCACACCCtcaattcttcaaaactttAAAGTCTCTCTTGTTAATGTCGAAAACGTTCCTAATGAACCTTTTAAACGACAGGATCCTGTAATTAAGGCGGTAACGTCTGAGATTatgaatgttttcaaagatATTGCAAACGTTAGTCCCCTCTTTCGTGAACAAATTGccaatttttcaatatcGCAAACGTCTGGCAATGTTTTTGATGAACCTGCTAAATTGGCAGATTTTGCTGCCGCTGTTTCGGCTGCAGATCATCGCGAATTACAGGAGGTTTTAGAAGCTACAAATATAGGAGATCGTTTGCAAAAGGCTTTGTATGTACTAAAAAAGGAACTATTGAATGCCCAACTTCAgcataaaattaacaagGAAATTGAGCAGAAGATAACTCAACGCCATAAAGAATATCTTTTAACCGAACAGCTAAAGCAAATTAAAAGAGAACTTGGACAAGAACTTGATAGCAAAGAAGCATTAGTAACTGAGTTCAAGAAACGAACTGAAAGCTTGAGTATGCCTGATCACGTGAAAAAGGTTTTCAATGATGAACTGTCCAAATTTCAGCATTTAGAACCAATGGCTGCTGAATTTAACATTACTCGTAATTATTTGGACTGGATAACCCAACTTCCTTGGGGAAAGAGGTCTGTTGAAAATTTCGATTTAGATCATGCAAAGGAAGTCCTTGATCGAGATCATTATGGGCTTAAAGATGTTAAGGATCGTGTTCTTGAGTTAGTAGCTGTAGGTAAGCTAAGAGGAACTATGCAAGGAAAGATTATGTGTTTAGTTGGTCCGCCAGGTGTCGGTAAGACTTCTGTTGGAAAATCTATTGCATCTGCCTTAAACAGGGAATTCTTTCGCTTCAGTGTGGGCGGTCTGACTGATGTCGCTGAAATCAAAGGACATCGTCGTACCTATATCGGAGCAATGCCTGGAAAAATTGTGCaagctttgaaaaaggTGCAAACTGAGAACCCTTTGATTCTTATTGATGAAATAGACAAAGTGGGCAAAAGTCATCAAGGGGATCCTGCGAGTGCACTTTTAGAGCTTTTAGATTCAGAACAGAACTCAGCTTTCCTAGATTACTATATGGATATTCCACTCGATGTTTCATCTGTTTTATTTGTCTGCACGGCGAACACCATTGATACTATTCCTCCACCTTTGTTGGATCGTATGGAGGTTATTGAACTATCTGGATATGTTTCAGCTGAAAAAGTTAACATTGCTAAAGGTTATCTTATACCCCAAGCCAAAGCTGCTTGTGGTTTAAAGGATGCTAATGTGAATATCAGTGATGACGCTATTAAGGGTTTAATTAGTTACTATGCTCATGAAAGCGGTGTacgaaatttgaaaaaatctatTGAGAAAATATTTCGTAAAACATCTTTTAGTAttgttaaagaaattgacGATGAATTAAATTCTAAAGAGAAGTCTACGGGTAAGTCGGGAAAGAAAACATCTCCTCAATCATCAGAAGATGCAGCAAACAAAGAAGCATCATCTGTTCCGTTAAAAGTTCCCGATAAAGTTAATATCGAgattgaagaaaaggaCTTGACTAAATATTTGGGTCCCCCCATTTATACTTCTCAGCGACTTTATGACACTACTCCTCCTGGTGTTGTCATGGGACTTGGTTGGACACCCATGGGAGGTGTTTCGATGTATGTAGAAACTATtgttaaaaacattttatcATCCAATTCTACTCCCTCTTTGGAAAGGACGGGGCAACTGGGAGATGTGATGAAAGAGTCATCTGAAATTTCGTattccttttcaaaaagctttttgtcTAAgcattttccaaataataaattttttgaacatGCGCGTTTGCATATGCATTGTCCCGAAGGCTCCATTTCTAAGGATGGCCCATCAGCAGGTATCACAATGGCTACatctttactttctttaGCATTGGATACTCCGGTACCAGCGACTACTGCCATGACTGGTGAGCTAACCTTGACCGGTAAAATTTTACGCATTGGTGGCTTACGAGAAAAGACGGTTGCTGCCAAATTATCTGGTATGAAAGAAATACTATTTCCAAAAAGTAACTTAGCCGATTGGGAACAACTTCCTGATTATGTTAAAGAAGGTTTAACTGGTGTCCCTGTTGCATGGTATGATGATGTTTTTAAACGggttttttcaaacattGATGCCGAAAAATGCAACAATCTTTGGccaaatttaataaagtcATCCTCCAAGCAGCATCAAATTTCACCCAGTCATTAA
- the alp41 gene encoding GTP-binding protein involved in beta-tubulin folding Alp41, whose amino-acid sequence MGLLTILRQQKLKEREVRVLLLGLDNAGKTTILKCLLNEDVNEVSPTFGFQIRTLEVEGLRFTIWDIGGQKTLRNFWKNYFESTEAIIWVVDSLDDLRLEECRNTLQELLVEEKLLFTSILVLANKSDVSGALSSEEISKILNISKYKSSHWRIFSVSALTGLNIKDAISWLANDLKEIKLGTIDY is encoded by the exons ATGGGATTATTGACTATTTTGAGACAGCAAAAGCTAAAGGAACGAGAAGTCAGGGTTTTGTTACT GGGGTTGGATAATGCAGGTAAAACGACAATTTTGAAGTGCCTGTTGAACGAGGAT GTAAATGAAGTTTCGCCTACCTTTGGCTTTCAAATTCGAACGCTTGAAGTAGAAGGACTCCGATTCACGATAT GGGACATTGGGGGGCAGAAAACGCtaagaaatttttggaaaaattactttgaaTCAACCGAAGCAATTATTTGGGTTGTTGACAGCTTGGATGATTTACGTTTAGAAGAATGCAGAAATACATTACAAGAATTGTTGGTAGAAGAG aaacttttgtttacttcaATTTTGGTTCTCGCTAATAAGTCTGACGTTTCCGGCGCACTTTCATCCGAAGAAATTAGCAAA atattaaatatttctaaatataAATCATCGCATTGGCGGATTTTTTCGGTTTCAGCATTAACGGGCCTTAATATCAAAGACGCGATAAGCTGGCTTGCTAATGATCTAAAGGAGATTAAGTTGG